Proteins encoded by one window of Halorubrum ruber:
- the hisI gene encoding phosphoribosyl-AMP cyclohydrolase, which yields MSDADAEAEPIDVDFGESGLVPAVAQDADSGEVLMLAYVSPEALARTRETGEAHYYSRSREEIWHKGGTSGHTQSVREVRVDCDADTLLYLVDQAGGACHTGHRSCFHRTIDGEHVGERVFDPDEVY from the coding sequence ATGAGTGACGCCGACGCGGAGGCCGAGCCGATCGACGTCGACTTCGGCGAGAGCGGGTTGGTGCCGGCGGTCGCCCAGGACGCCGACTCCGGCGAGGTGTTGATGCTCGCGTACGTCTCGCCCGAGGCGCTCGCGCGCACCCGCGAGACCGGCGAGGCCCACTACTACTCCCGGTCCCGCGAGGAGATCTGGCACAAGGGAGGTACCTCCGGCCACACCCAGTCGGTCCGGGAGGTCCGGGTCGACTGCGACGCCGACACCCTTCTGTACCTCGTCGACCAGGCTGGCGGGGCCTGCCACACCGGTCACCGCTCGTGTTTCCACCGGACGATAGACGGCGAGCACGTCGGTGAGCGCGTCTTCGACCCCGACGA